The Zingiber officinale cultivar Zhangliang chromosome 2A, Zo_v1.1, whole genome shotgun sequence genomic sequence CAGCCTCATCAGCGGCCTCGTCAACGTCAGCTTCGGGAACCTGCCCAGGCGACGCCGTCGACGTGCTGCACGCTCATCGCCGGCCTCGCCACCTTCGACGCCGAGACGTGCCTTTGCGCCGCCTTCAACGCCAGCGTCTTCGGAGCCTCTTACGCCCTGAATGCCACTAACGGCGTCAGTTTGCTCCTCAACAACTACGGCCGGAACTCCACCGGCTACCAGTGCTAATTACTGATACATCAAACAagatcctctctctctctctctctctctctctctctcttatatATTGTTCGTAGTGTTGTATCTGTGTATGTGTGTATTGTTAATTAATATAGATTGTGTAATATAAATAAgtttacataaatataaaatcacatttattcaaaatgtaataaatatttttgaacacCAATGTCACTAAGGCCATGAAAGAGAACATTAGCACGACGATAGCTAGTTGTCAAGCCATAAAAGAGAACATTAGTACGATCGATGATAGCTAGATGTCACATGTTTGAATCACCAAATAACCTTTTGTAATACaagataaaattatatataatagatTCAATATGATCTAATCTTTAATTGAGATTCCGCATTGAGTAGAACTTTGTATACCTGATTGTCCATTAATGTCACTCAAGGCCATGAATATGAGTAGAAATATAATCTCATGATTCATCCAGATAAGAACAAGCTTAAATTTAATGGAGTGATTTGGAATCAGCATCCCATCATGATTACATCACAATTTCAAACGATTGGTTTAAGTTCAACATGAATGATTCTTAGATTAATAAACAGAAACCATTAACATGAATCACCTGTATTATTATAACACCAAATAATGTTACCAAACAAAAACTGTATACATCAAAAACAAAACATCAGATAACAAGGTGCATAAACAAGAATAGCTGCCTAATTAACAAGATTAATTTGAAGAAATCCTTCATACACAcagacacacatcaaaagaacaTCATCTTAATTGATTCATCATGCTCTTCTATATTATAAGATGAACGTGCATACAGAATAATGGAAAGAAGTCATATTTGGCTCTTTATATCAAAGATCATATAGGTTGAAGGTAACTTCAGAAGAAAAAACAAATTATAAAGAAAGATACAGACTCATTCCTTGATAAttatattcattatatatatGGACAAGCTGTatagctttagataaattttctAGAGCTAAAAGCTCATCTTCATATATCAAGTAGCGAATTATATCAATCTATAACTCTTCTATGTATAATATGAACTAGTCTCTTTCATTCCAGCAAATCAACATCATGATGCATCTCTTTCATTCCAGCAAATCAACATCATGATGCATCGCCGGAGGATGTAGAACCTTGCCCTTTGCTCACTTACTAGCAGCCGGCACCGGTGGGTGAAAGATAAGGATTGCagcttcttctccctctttgccATTGCCAGCAACTCTTCTCTCTTTTCTAAGCTCAAACTGATGCAGACGAATGAAAGGAAAAGGTCTGATGGTGCTTCAATATGAGATCCTGCTTGTGGTTGGCTCTTTTTGGATTTGAGATCTCATTTAAGTATTGATGGCTATGAACTGAGAGCTTTATAGTTAGCAATAGACAGTATCTGAGATTGGTGGGGTCAGAGGTGTGGGGGCAGATGAGATTATGGTAATTAGGTTTTGGCCCCTTCCTTGACATGATAAGGAATTGAAATGGATAGGCTTCATAATGGCAATCAACTAGTCACTAGCTGAAACCAAGAACAGGCACTGAGCTGCTATTCCTTTTCTGATGAAGAATTGGCCTCCACCTATTTTCTTTCtccaaaaaaagaaaaacatgtgTTTCTAGTAAAGTAATCAAACTTGTGCTCATCCTAGAATTTGTATTCATGCACAACAATTAGTAGCACTAGCTATTCAGAATCCACATAAATCTAATCACATCATTGCGCTAATCATGCCTAAAGCATATTTCAATGAGAAATGATGGCATAATGGTAAAGCAACatacaattaaaattcctatTCATAACTTTTTGACATAATTTATGCAACTCTCCATCCTTTTCATGACATAGAAGGTGGTAATATATTCTTCTTTTTGGTAAAAAACAGATGCTAAAATCCtgcaaagataaaaaaaaaatccacatgTATATCATTGTCATATTTGCCTAATGTGGATAGTACAAACAAGTATTTGTAATGAGAAACAGgacaagaaagaaaaatatagTGTTGCTGAAAATAATAATGAAAGGTCCCACTCACTTTGTTGAATTGTGCCTGAAAAGCGAATAATTAATTTAGGGGCATAAGCTGAAAATAATAGTGCAAAACTGAAAAATGCGAGTTGTATACAGAGCATGGCATGCTGAAGCTAAATAATTCTCTCACTAGGATTCTATCCTCAAATTCCACAAACACATGGGTAGAATACTCTCTGGCTTGACTGGATAAGGTTTAGTTTTGTCTATGGCCAAACACGCAAAAACACTAGGCATTGTAATGACAAAGGCCAACCTAACATACACATGAGTAACATACtgcaaacaaaaaaaaaggaaaaaggtgTTTTGCAGGAAGGAACAACACTTCTTGCATTCAGAATATTTGATCCAGAATTAAATAAAATGAGTTCAACAGACCCTGTGCAACTGAAAAGTGGGGATTACTTATCCAATGATAACAACCAAAGCCACCAGTTCTCCTGAATATGGACTGACTAGCCATGGACGAATAAGGATTCAGTGTTCATGATCACCTTCTCTGGACCGGCTTATAAAGAACAACAGTAACATATTTAGATAAGAAACGATGGGTTATCCCAAGAGCAGCAGCAGATCTGGAGACATCTCGATTTTCAATGTAGAGGTGGTTAAGAATCACATTTTGAGGCACAGAAAGACTACTTGGATCATCTTGGCTGGGTAGATAGTTCAGCAAGGTTTGCTGCAGATGAGGAGGGACAAGCAGGGGGTCTCGAGCTTCATCCTCAATTCTTGGTATGGGATTGTTGTAGCTTGAATCGGGCGATGTGGGAACTTCAAAACCCATGACACTGACTCCTTCCTACGGCATGAATTTCCTCTTCAGGTTACAAAAGGGCTGATCGATGTAATACCAAACAAAAAGTTATCACTTACATGGTCATCTCCATTTGTTCGATCCATGGTTTAGTTAAACTGATCTGGTTTCAGTAATAAGCCTGTtaggaaaacaattactagaaaACCTTACATGAGAACAAAGAAAGCATCCAATTTCTTATATATAGACATAAATAtatcaaaattaaaacaaatatttTATTGAAACAAAAATGATTTTTTGGCCACAACTAAAGCATGAAAACATCAGCTCAAAATTATGCTCCATTTCCTTTGAACTCCAAATGACCAAGATATTATGATCATCAATCCTAGTCAAATACATTTTCAGAAATCAACACAGATCTTTTTGGCACCTAATCCTCCCTACTATGTTTCATGAACTCGTTACCAAAGCTTTAACTAAGATCAGCCTTACAAACTCATGTGAACCCTGAGTCAATCTTGATGTCCTCTTTCTAGTGGTAAGAGTGACATTAAGAGTCATTTGGTGGAAAGTATTTATTATATAATAATGTGGATTATTGTACAGGTAAATTGCCAATTATAAAATCATTCATAACCTTGTATTATAATGTTTACTAAATGTAATTATATCATTGCAAAATTACAAGAAATCTTACATTGACATGTTTGATAAAATAAAGATTACCagaaattataattcaatttccATAAAACCCCATGGAACCAACATATTCCTGAACTCTACTCAAAAGTCATAACATTAAGCACTCTTTCAAATTTGCAAACTCTCAAAAGATAAGATACATGCTACTCTAACTCATACAGCTTGTTTGGAACAAACactagaaagaaagaaaagaatttcAGTTCCTAGATAGAAATGAACTCTAAGAAACTAAGACTTACAGTTGTGCTTCACATTAACGTTGAGGTCATATATATAGCGCAAGTTAACAAATTAGTAAATTGTGGGCATAATAAGTAATAACAACAAAATGAACAGGAATTGCAAATTTCAATACAGAAATCCAAAGTTACCGAAGAGTTGGAATTCACATTCCTAAACTCTATCATTCCAAACTAAAGGAATTCATTGAAGACAATGGCGAGACACTGAGTATTGTCAAGGATTTTCCAAGTCCAAATTAAGCGGTGATGCACAACTCATTGTGAACAGAACACTGATAGTTCAATCACTCTTTGAAATAAAGTTGGAATTTTTAAACCAGAATTAAAAATGTAGACTAACGATCTACTGCTAGAAGATACCGCAAGAAATCAAAACAAGGATAAGTATATAGAATCACAGTGTCAATAACTAAATACAAGATCGCTTATCGCGCCGACGGTCTACTGTTTCAGCAAGGAAAAGTTAATGGGAATCTACCCCTTGATctggaaaaagaagaaagagaacaagaaggagaggaataccaGATAACTTCGGTCAAATATGGAACGAAATCCCTTGTCGTCTCACCGCTATTAACGTCTCCGTTGGCCGGCGATGGCTGAGTAAGAACACCCGTTCTTCGCCTTTCGTTTCCTTCGTCGGGTTAGGGCCAAAGATGGGGGACGAAGAAATTATTACGACAAGTAAAATGTTCACTCTGCTCCGTGTGatcttatttttatcaatttgcCCCCCGTTAGCCAAGTGCATATAGCCACTCAAATAGTGTTCTTGGAGGGGTCTAATGACTAACGCATGATATATTATCATCATAAGATCTGGAATTTAAATCGTGATAAAATCAAGGTAAATgtcttccttatgtgctagtcactgtttcaaaggctagtagtcacccatgatttacctcctccatattgGCCCTGGGACGAGTTGACGAGGGGGCGTTGGGGACGAGCGTATTCGTTTTTTTTTATCACCATATAGTTACTCAAATATATTGTCCGTTCGGATGGGtgtagtggctagcgcatgaggtattgTCATCATGAGATCTGAGATTCGAATATCGGCaaaatcgaggtaaatacctctcttatgtgctagtcactattccaaaggctagtaaccGTCTATGATTTATCTCTTCCGTATTGACCTTAGGACGAATTAATGGAGATATTAGGGGCGAACGTATTCACTTTTATTGTCATCATATAGCCATTCAAATATACATTACAATATTAActgaaaattttattctaaattttaggttgaataattaaaaaaaattattattttttaaattatatatttataaataatatttatttttaaatttaaagaataaattttattcattaaatattcagaaaataaataaaaaaaattgatatatgatattttaaaaattagatatctaaatttaataaaataatttttttattctaaattataGATTTAGATaagaaaattaatattaatcttCTACGAAGAAGGGGAGCTTGACTTTTGTTTTAGGAACTCTTACAATAATATAATACATGATATTAACGGATCGGTTCTTAGGTGCATGTGTAAGGTTGAGAGATCACTGGAGATTACATCATCCGCTGGACTTTCACTCGGATATTTATCAGTTTGGATTTTTATATTTGTCTCCGTTCATATTttatcttaaataaataaataaattatctcCGTAATGCCAAGTAATAGAAATATCATCCGGCTCTATCTGAGACCTCCTATTGATAGAAACTATACTTTAAAATCATGAATCCAAGTTAGAGAAATAATCTCTTTCGTTTTATAGTAACTCTACGAGACATAATATGGATGGAAACTTTGTATACCGAATTGTTTTTTGTCAAAATATAcattataatttaataataattaaaatattaataaatgatCAAACTCAAACGAAATAACCAAGCAATCTTTTAATCTACTTTAATTAAGACATTTGATTATTCTCCATGaatacaattataattgatttaattttaaagaaatacaaTCGTAGCTAACTTTTAATCAGttatatatatcttactattttattaaaaatctcccccttttacTAACTAactgaagcctaaaatgaatttacgttaatatctttttttctattcacactaaaaaatattccaaagtttattagtaatttcacaagcgaaacaatcagtgatctagagttcgagacttagttgcggcatattattatgaatttttctcatcattaattttctctgattgttttatataaaaaaatatagttctctttagtcccatatcttaaaattgacaacactattatcaaagaagtttctataaatattttaggccgacaatgttaaaaaaatacttttcttagtttttttaccaagataagtataatattaaattaaattaaatttttttcatagggaagccGTAAGGATAATAtttgaaaatccaaacaattcgaattttcaaagacccaaataatttagattttcaaaagtaaggtactttaccctaatgactttctaatgactctactttagtattttagcataacttactattttattaaaaatctcccccttttactaactaactttggtgaagcctaaaatgaatttacgttaatatcattttttctattcacactaaaaagtattccaaggtttattagtaattccacaagcgaaacaatcagtgatctagagttcgagacttagttgcgacatattattatgaatttttctcatcattaattttctctgattgttttatataaaaaaatatagttctctttagtcccatatcttaaaattgacaacactattatcaaaaaagtttctataaatattttaggccgacaatgttaaaaaatatacttttcttagtttttttttaccaagataagtataatattaaattaaattaaatttttttcatagggaagccGTAAGGATAATATTTGAAAATccaatttagattttcaaaagtaaggtactttaccctaatgactttactaatgactctactttagtattttagtataaaatactttaattaatataatttcattataaagggtcaatatgatttcaatatattatattacacacgcgacgcgtgtgcacgatcactagtatatatatatagagagagagagaggtatgatctcctgcgcgctcgcatagtgcgcgactgtgcgcgcgcgcaggagatcgctcggtttttttttaaaatattttaaattaaaaaaatcaattaaaaaaattaacatttccttatataaatttctaatacattaatatatcccctcaacatattacaatactcaataactacttaaattaattttattttaattttttttaaaaaccaaacactataacctaattgggaagtctgaaccctagaggtaaaatctaaaaaagaaaatagctttaacactataacccaaagcctgaaccctaaaaataaaatttttaaaaaatattttaattattttttaattcataaattaaaaaaataaaaaagaaaaaatagttgatatcctgcgcgacgcgcacagtctcGCACTGTGGCGTCGCGCAGGATAACAAtttcgtgtatatatatataatcattatataaattttaaaattactaagtCGCATACCTGGTACTCATTTTCCCCCTTTTACTCTTCCTAATTAATTGGTAGTTTTACCAATCGAGTGcatatcaatcgattgaaaatGGTTTTCTGATCCTAAATCTAAACTCAAAATGGTTTTCTGACCCTAAATCTAAACTCTAAAATAtgattcgtgtttaaaaaattactattcTCAATATAAtggatcaaattaatatttgaagatAAAATATAATCAGAAGAATTAAACGAACATACATGATCAAAATCGGCTAATGAATCTAGAGAAGtcgaaatgatatgaaatcaaaTCTTGTGTGTTCGTCTAATTCTCCTTATTATATATTCATACACTTAAACATCAAATTGACACATTATATTAAGAaaagtgattttttgaacataaatGTGTCTGAAAAATGTATTtcgtattaaaaaaattattgttctcaatataatgagtcaaattgatgtttgagagtaTGAAcctagtgttggagcaatcttgctctAGACATTGCTCACTAttgatgtttggttaaataagtttaagtttgacattatttgtgatctaacataaatgTTGAGTAAGCAGGTACGAAGAAAAGTATAaagacttggcaaggaaagtccaagaagaTAGTCTTAgcggatgaagtcccggaggtgcggTCTCCTAGCAAAAggagacttagcatgacaaagccGAAAGTAGCACTTGAAtgcaagcgcaaggatgaggagcCATGGAAGCGGAAGCATCCTAAGAGCACAAGGCTGACGGAAGATGCTTAGAGGCATAAAGTCTAAGCTAAGGGAATGTTTTAAGTGTAAAAAAGAAATATGTAAAGTGTTGTAAATCTCAGGTTGTAAAATGTTGTAAATCTCAAGCTATAAGATACAAGTCGATTGGTacttataccagtcgactggtaccaggtAACAATGAACAGAGAATAGCCAGATGGATTGCagtccagtaccagtcgactgatactggtaccagttgactggtaaatgATCGTTATGGAATGACGGTAGAAAATCTCACCAAATCTTAAGTACCGTTGAAGctcatcagtcgattgattggtacatcagtcgattgatgtcgagaaaaactataaaaataatttttggagCTTGGAGAAGTAAGTTAGTATTCTAATCGAAAGTGCTCTCCAAGTGATTCCTAAACTGACAGAATCTCAGTCTCCTCCTAAGCTTAGctctcatcttgtaagaggaagagataaTCGTGTAAAAGTTTCTCCACCTCTGTTCTTGGTTTGAAAAGGAGAAAGTCTTAGTGAAGCTTGATCATGTGGGTGTGTGCCTTGTATTAgtgacctcaaggaggtggagaccaagtaaatcgaggaGTTAGCATTATTTTTTTAGTATTTCACTATTTCTATTCTATTCtatttgcttccgctaacaagttgtaggtgaaaatcgaaaaaaaaactattcaccccctctagccggacgcaaaggtcctatcaattggtattagagcccagatcgcatcggaagaactcattgtcaaccgaagcatcaagatggcatttcaagagggatatagcaccgctcAACCACCTTTTTTTTTATGGCAacgacttcgcatattggaaaggtaggataGAGTATTACTTAatgaatgaaattgaaaattggtttagtgttgtagataGATTTGGGAACCCAAAAGATGGGTCGGGAGCACCTCttccaaccaaggattggacaaaagagatggcaaagaaggctcaagcaaatgcaaaggccataacaaccccacaatgtggactctcaaagtgttggttgctactcggaaaaccgataggttccactgtacaaaaaattttgtacaaaggtctgaaccttttcctagctaccatgtgttcttttaaattaaattttggatcgcctgcggaacttaacacgtttgatccaaaacttaatctatttgttcttttaggttttgacttggatctcctgcggaactttacacgttcgacccaagtatccttaagttattaattccattaaatattaatttccataattggttcccagtactgacgtggcgaggcacatgaccttcttggatatgggagcaaccaccaccgactagacaaaaccttttatagaaagctaatatttaatttcctaaaataactttaggttaaccaaagagaacaatcaaatcacaaggaaaagaaaaacaaaagaacacaagatcgaaaaatatattcgaaattctagaacgtaagcctcttgtatttggtattatttccataaataactagcatgatgcggaaataaaaattactagttataccttgtagaaaaacctcttgatcttctaccgtattcctcttctaacctcggacgttgtgtgggcaacgatctaccgagatgagaaaccaccaaccaccttcttctcctccaagcaaggttcggccacaaaggaaaacttcaccaaggagaaaaaccaaaatactaaccaagctccaagagatgttagctttctctccttcttcttcttcttctccaagtagtatccggccaccacaagaactccaagggagagagagaggttcggccaccacaagaggaagagagggagaggatggccggccacaccaaggaacaaaagagggagagaaataatagatgttgtgtctcataaaggcaccctcaccccttcttttatattccttggcctaggcaaattaagaaatttaattacaataaaatttccttaacatgattta encodes the following:
- the LOC122041445 gene encoding SNF1-related protein kinase regulatory subunit beta-3-like codes for the protein MDRTNGDDHEGVSVMGFEVPTSPDSSYNNPIPRIEDEARDPLLVPPHLQQTLLNYLPSQDDPSSLSVPQNVILNHLYIENRDVSRSAAALGITHRFLSKYVTVVLYKPVQRR